A stretch of Plodia interpunctella isolate USDA-ARS_2022_Savannah chromosome 15, ilPloInte3.2, whole genome shotgun sequence DNA encodes these proteins:
- the LOC128675958 gene encoding ras-specific guanine nucleotide-releasing factor 2-like isoform X11: MLSPKIQRSIRVNEGQLMALSERAQYDHSQAGYLHKKTSDSGKWQMRWCILYQNLLFYYESENSTRPTGVLLLEGSYCERLSKSPMERNASFCFTISYRRESQRQYEMRAASEVDCVHWVDAIREASFNKLLLQKEELEQKQLHLLQVVESERTSRWQYAQQCDELSSEVKKLRTELCTYKKEHAEPATRAASTTSLSPTDSPEIDPAELRKIKKVQCVQSFFRGWLCRRRWKQIVEQYIKSPHAESMRKRNSLVFKMVEAEEEYLEQMEILVTCFLRPFKMAASSKKPPCTHEDVNSIFLNSETVLFLHQIFFKGLTSRMESWPTLVLGDLFDMLLPMLTIYQEYVRNHHYSLQVLTECKQSQPFAQLLARLETKPACQGRSLETFLTYPMHQIPRYIITLHELLAHTPHDHVERRSLQHARAQLEELSRQMHDEVSETENLRKNLAVERMIIEGCDILLDVNQVFIRQGILFLQTMTGTLSQVVGKGRRAQLHARQAFLFSNHLLLTTRATGGRLHLPPAGRLPLHDALLVEDPSNHDDDDSTSVCSSPGGESYQGRDFKILVEVKGEQICAHLVAATLEEKAAWTSELAQCMESAALTELLRACGSCGAASASLPACRSDRALFTDDVDIRFSRTLNSCKVPQIRSATPQRLLQRLTDLRFLSVDFLNTFLLTYRVFTDGVTVLEALKQVFYEQSQQELELAPPPDATRKTSGASSVSGYGSEYSDRDWQSRFWRASRKSEDDDKLSPYLTAPSRRTSSVSKTEEDNSHLTIPKIMATSSSNETLKGASPSSPGAISSVTLVGSPKKTSPVDNTDTTKALEKRSPTKDNDAAAATIMKDESIELVDQSDEDTDKKYKEEEQEKNSKYKITDNFKISQRFSEFVQQLYTQHTYNLCQRVRTMSESPRRLQPSAAAAASEARRRSDSARDAAANTAEEQRRASDSGARYAPRRSVSERRYTNSSINSERRRYWVGSEPRSSVTSQVSQVQNYRRETSQPKAGVVITSFRQSHRSFGKDLLWSSTSTAAVAFAVATSASSNPRSPPPTSPPATRRDSVISTAATMRVLNVLRHWISKHSYDFWSNERLRGLTMDFLKEIEGSPGLLPAEHKAAAQLLRLLERAPDRTVDLKALFAPPRVPTKESIETLSALEIAEQMTYLDYQIFSSIHSEEFLGQAWTKADKAERAPHILMMTAHFNHISNLVISEILKKYTLVGRVAAIEKWAAVADIARCLHNFNGVLQVCAALSNTSVYRLKKTWEKVSKTTKQTIERMQTIISSECRFRILRDALHRCDPPCIPYLGMYLSDLSFIEEGTSNYTPDGLLNFSKMRMIAHVIREIRNFQQTPYKIDHIPKVCDFLLDRSLVIPEERQYTLSLEMEPRVARGSGAGLHSHSAAPASPAS, translated from the exons ATGCTGAGTCCCAAGATTCAGCGCTCCATCAGAGTGAACGAGGGCCAGCTTATGGCATTGTCTGAAAGAGCGCAGTATGACCACTCTCAG GCTGGATACTTGCATAAAAAAACTTCAGACAGCGGCAAATGGCAAATGCGGTGGTGCATACTTTATCAG AACCTGCTCTTCTACTACGAGTCTGAGAACAGCACGCGGCCGACGGGGGTTTTGCTGCTGGAGGGGTCATACTGCGAGCGGCTTAGTAAGTCGCCTATGGAGAGGAATGCCTCG TTCTGCTTTACGATCTCTTACCGGCGGGAGAGTCAACGGCAGTACGAGATGCGCGCCGCTTCAGAAGTGGACTGTGTGCACTGGGTGGATGCCATTCGGGAGGCTAG TTTCAACAAGCTGCTGCTCCAAAAGGAAGAGTTGGAACAAAAACAACTGCATCTCCTTCAAGTTGTAGAAAGTGAGAGGACGTCGCGGTGGCAATACGCGCAACAATGTGACGAGCTCAGCAGCGAGGTCAAAAAGCTAAGGACAGAG TTGTGCACATACAAGAAAGAGCATGCGGAACCAGCAACACGTGCCGCTTCCACCACCAGCCTCTCCCCCACTGACTCCCCGGAGATCGATCCCGCCGAGCTGAGGAAGATTAAGAAAGTACA GTGTGTGCAGAGTTTCTTCCGCGGCTGGTTGTGTCGGCGTCGCTGGAAGCAGATCGTGGAGCAGTACATCAAGAGTCCCCATGCTGAGAGCATGCGCAAGAGAAACAG cCTCGTCTTCAAAATGGTGGAAGCAGAAGAAGAATATCTGGAGCAAATGGAAATATTG GTGACCTGTTTCCTCCGGCCGTTCAAAATGGCCGCCAGCTCGAAGAAGCCGCCGTGCACGCACGAAGACGTCAACTCTATCTTCCTCAACAGCGAGACGGTGCTTTTTCTTCACCAGATCTTTTTCAAAGGACTTACTTCCAGGATGGAGTCTTGGCCCACATTGGTACTAG GAGATCTATTCGACATGCTTCTCCCGATGCTGACGATATACCAGGAGTATGTCAGAAACCACCACTATTCCCTACAAGTTCTTACTGAATGCAAGCAGAGCCAGCCCTTTGCGCAATTACTGGCGCGGCTGGAAACCAAGCCGGCCTGTCAGGGGCGGTCGCTGGAGACCTTCTTGACGTATCCTATGCACCAG ATACCTAGGTACATCATCACACTGCACGAGTTGCTGGCCCACACTCCTCACGACCATGTGGAGCGCCGCAGTCTCCAACACGCCCGGGCTCAGCTGGAGGAACTGTCCAGGCAGATGCATGATGAG gTTAGCGAGACAGAAAACTTGAGAAAGAATTTGGCAGTGGAACGTATGATCATAGAAGGTTGCGACATCTTACTGGACGTCAACCAAGTATTCATCCGACAAGGTATCCTCTTTCTGCAAACTATGACAG GAACTCTTTCGCAAGTGGTGGGCAAAGGCAGAAGAGCTCAGCTGCACGCTCGTCAAGCATTTCTGTTCAGTAACCACCTGCTACTCACCACACGAGCTACTGGGGGGAGGCTTCATCTCCCACCGGCTGGAAGACTTCCATTACATGATGCCTTGCTAGTAGAGGATCCTTCCAATCATGATGACGATG attctaCTTCGGTATGTTCTTCCCCTGGTGGTGAGAGTTATCAAGGAAGAGATTTCAAAATTCTCGTAGAAGTCAAAGGAGAGCAAATATGTGCTCATCTGG TGGCAGCAACACTGGAAGAGAAGGCAGCTTGGACGAGTGAGCTAGCACAATGCATGGAGAGCGCGGCGCTCACAGAGTTGTTACGGGCTTGCGGGTCTTGCGGCGCCGCGTCCGCCAGCCTGCCGGCGTGCCGCTCCGACCGCGCGCTCTTCACTGATGATGTCGACATCCGCTTCAGCCGGACGCTCAACTCCTGCAAGGTGCCGCAGATCAGGTCCGCCACGCCGCAACGACTGCTGCAGCGGCTCACAG ATCTCCGCTTCCTGTCTGTGGACTTCCTAAACACGTTCCTGCTAACGTACCGTGTATTTACTGACGGCGTGACGGTACTAGAGGCTCTAAAGCAGGTGTTCTACGAGCAGTCGCAGCAGGAACTGGAACTGGCGCCTCCGCCCGATGCCACGAGGAAAACTAGTGGGGCTAGTTCCGTTTCTG GATATGGCTCTGAGTACAGCGATCGTGATTGGCAATCTCGGTTTTGGAGAGCTTcaagaaaaa GTGAAGATGATGACAAGTTGTCGCCATATCTGACAGCACCATCTCGAAGAACTTCATCAGTTAGTAAG ACGGAGGAAGACAACAGTCATTTAACTATACCGAAGATCATGGCGACTTCTTCGAGTAATGAAACGCTCAAAG ggGCATCGCCATCGTCTCCTGGGGCTATAAGCTCAGTGACTTTAGTCGGCAGTCCCAAGAAGACAAGCCCAGTAGACAATACAGATACAACCAAGGCCCTAGAGAAGAGGTCTCCTACCAAAGATAATGACGCAGCAGCCGCTACGATCATGAAAGATGAAAGCATTGAGCTAGTGGACCAGAGTGATGAAGACACTGACAAGAAGTATAAGGAGGAAGAGCAAGAGAAGAACAGCAAATATAAGATTActgataatttcaaaatttctcaAAGGTTTTCTGAG TTTGTCCAGCAGCTGTACACACAACATACGTATAACCTTTGTCAGCGGGTCCGCACGATGTCGGAGTCGCCGCGGCGGCTGCAGCCCtcggccgccgccgccgcctcaGAGGCGCGCCGGCGCTCCGACAGCGCCCGCGACGCCGCAGCTAACACCGCTGAAGAACAACGACGGGCGTCTGATTCTGGAGCACGATACGCTCCTAGAAGATCTGTTAG TGAAAGGCGCTACACTAACTCGTCAATCAACAGCGAACGCCGCAGATACTGGGTCGGCTCCGAACCCAGGTCCTCCGTCACGTCACAAGTGTCCCAAGTTCAG aaCTATCGTCGTGAAACAAGCCAACCTAAAGCAGGTGTGGTCATCACATCATTCCGACAGTCGCACAGAAG CTTTGGAAAAGACCTGTTGTG GAGCAGTACATCGACCGCAGCTGTGGCGTTTGCTGTGGCTACTTCAGCATCTTCAAATCCTCGCTCGCCACCACCTACTTCGCCACCAGCCACAAGAAGGGATTCGGTTATTTCCACTGCTGCTACTATGAGAGTCCTTAACGTTTTGAG GCACTGGATCTCCAAACACTCTTACGACTTCTGGAGCAACGAGCGTCTCCGTGGCCTGACCATGGACTTCCTGAAGGAGATAGAAGGCAGTCCCGGGCTGCTCCCCGCGGAGCACAAGGCGGCCGCGCAGCTGCTGCGGCTGCTGGAGCGGGCGCCCGACCGCACTGTGGACCTCAAGGCTCTGTTTGCACCGCCACGA gtTCCAACAAAGGAGAGTATCGAAACTTTGTCGGCTCTTGAAATCGCTGAGCAAATGACCTACTTGGACTATCAAATATTCAGCTCTATACACAGCGA AGAGTTCCTGGGACAGGCGTGGACGAAGGCAGACAAGGCGGAACGCGCGCCACACATCCTGATGATGACGGCGCACTTCAACCACATCTCCAATCTGGTGATCTCGGAGATACTTAAGAAGTACACTTTAGTTG GTCGTGTAGCTGCTATAGAGAAATGGGCTGCTGTGGCAGACATCGCGCGATGCTTACACAACTTCAACGGGGTTTTGCAAGTTTGCGCGGCCTTGTCTAACACATCTGTCTACAGGCTGAAGAAGACTTGGGAGAAAGTATCAAAAACT ACTAAGCAGACTATAGAGAGGATGCAAACAATAATATCGTCCGAATGTCGATTCCGAATCCTGAGAGATGCACTTCATAG GTGTGATCCTCCATGCATCCCTTATTTAGGAATGTATTTATCAGACTTATCATTCATAGAGGAAGGGACTTCAAACTATACTCCCGATGGTCTTCTAAACTTTTCTAAAATGAGAATG ATAGCACATGTAATTCGAGAAATAAGAAACTTTCAGCAGACACCTTACAAAATCGATCACATTCCTAAG GTGTGCGACTTCCTCCTGGACCGTTCGCTGGTGATCCCGGAGGAGCGGCAGTACACGCTGTCGCTGGAGATGGAGCCGCGGGTGGCGCGGGGCTCGGGCGCGGGGCTGCACTCGCACTCGGCCGCGCCCGCGTCCCCCGCCTCCTAG
- the LOC128675958 gene encoding ras-specific guanine nucleotide-releasing factor 2-like isoform X5: MLSPKIQRSIRVNEGQLMALSERAQYDHSQASSYKGHQHEGRGKFLKRAGYLHKKTSDSGKWQMRWCILYQNLLFYYESENSTRPTGVLLLEGSYCERLSKSPMERNASFCFTISYRRESQRQYEMRAASEVDCVHWVDAIREASFNKLLLQKEELEQKQLHLLQVVESERTSRWQYAQQCDELSSEVKKLRTELCTYKKEHAEPATRAASTTSLSPTDSPEIDPAELRKIKKVQCVQSFFRGWLCRRRWKQIVEQYIKSPHAESMRKRNSLVFKMVEAEEEYLEQMEILVTCFLRPFKMAASSKKPPCTHEDVNSIFLNSETVLFLHQIFFKGLTSRMESWPTLVLGDLFDMLLPMLTIYQEYVRNHHYSLQVLTECKQSQPFAQLLARLETKPACQGRSLETFLTYPMHQIPRYIITLHELLAHTPHDHVERRSLQHARAQLEELSRQMHDEVSETENLRKNLAVERMIIEGCDILLDVNQVFIRQGILFLQTMTGTLSQVVGKGRRAQLHARQAFLFSNHLLLTTRATGGRLHLPPAGRLPLHDALLVEDPSNHDDDDSTSVCSSPGGESYQGRDFKILVEVKGEQICAHLVAATLEEKAAWTSELAQCMESAALTELLRACGSCGAASASLPACRSDRALFTDDVDIRFSRTLNSCKVPQIRSATPQRLLQRLTDLRFLSVDFLNTFLLTYRVFTDGVTVLEALKQVFYEQSQQELELAPPPDATRKTSGASSVSGYGSEYSDRDWQSRFWRASRKSEDDDKLSPYLTAPSRRTSSVSKTEEDNSHLTIPKIMATSSSNETLKGASPSSPGAISSVTLVGSPKKTSPVDNTDTTKALEKRSPTKDNDAAAATIMKDESIELVDQSDEDTDKKYKEEEQEKNSKYKITDNFKISQRFSEFVQQLYTQHTYNLCQRVRTMSESPRRLQPSAAAAASEARRRSDSARDAAANTAEEQRRASDSGARYAPRRSVSERRYTNSSINSERRRYWVGSEPRSSVTSQVSQVQNYRRETSQPKAGVVITSFRQSHRSFGKDLLWSSTSTAAVAFAVATSASSNPRSPPPTSPPATRRDSVISTAATMRVLNVLRHWISKHSYDFWSNERLRGLTMDFLKEIEGSPGLLPAEHKAAAQLLRLLERAPDRTVDLKALFAPPRVPTKESIETLSALEIAEQMTYLDYQIFSSIHSEEFLGQAWTKADKAERAPHILMMTAHFNHISNLVISEILKKYTLVGRVAAIEKWAAVADIARCLHNFNGVLQVCAALSNTSVYRLKKTWEKVSKTTKQTIERMQTIISSECRFRILRDALHRCDPPCIPYLGMYLSDLSFIEEGTSNYTPDGLLNFSKMRMIAHVIREIRNFQQTPYKIDHIPKVCDFLLDRSLVIPEERQYTLSLEMEPRVARGSGAGLHSHSAAPASPAS; this comes from the exons ATGCTGAGTCCCAAGATTCAGCGCTCCATCAGAGTGAACGAGGGCCAGCTTATGGCATTGTCTGAAAGAGCGCAGTATGACCACTCTCAG GCAAGTAGTTACAAAGGGCACCAGCACGAAGGCCGCGGGAAATTTCTGAAAAGG GCTGGATACTTGCATAAAAAAACTTCAGACAGCGGCAAATGGCAAATGCGGTGGTGCATACTTTATCAG AACCTGCTCTTCTACTACGAGTCTGAGAACAGCACGCGGCCGACGGGGGTTTTGCTGCTGGAGGGGTCATACTGCGAGCGGCTTAGTAAGTCGCCTATGGAGAGGAATGCCTCG TTCTGCTTTACGATCTCTTACCGGCGGGAGAGTCAACGGCAGTACGAGATGCGCGCCGCTTCAGAAGTGGACTGTGTGCACTGGGTGGATGCCATTCGGGAGGCTAG TTTCAACAAGCTGCTGCTCCAAAAGGAAGAGTTGGAACAAAAACAACTGCATCTCCTTCAAGTTGTAGAAAGTGAGAGGACGTCGCGGTGGCAATACGCGCAACAATGTGACGAGCTCAGCAGCGAGGTCAAAAAGCTAAGGACAGAG TTGTGCACATACAAGAAAGAGCATGCGGAACCAGCAACACGTGCCGCTTCCACCACCAGCCTCTCCCCCACTGACTCCCCGGAGATCGATCCCGCCGAGCTGAGGAAGATTAAGAAAGTACA GTGTGTGCAGAGTTTCTTCCGCGGCTGGTTGTGTCGGCGTCGCTGGAAGCAGATCGTGGAGCAGTACATCAAGAGTCCCCATGCTGAGAGCATGCGCAAGAGAAACAG cCTCGTCTTCAAAATGGTGGAAGCAGAAGAAGAATATCTGGAGCAAATGGAAATATTG GTGACCTGTTTCCTCCGGCCGTTCAAAATGGCCGCCAGCTCGAAGAAGCCGCCGTGCACGCACGAAGACGTCAACTCTATCTTCCTCAACAGCGAGACGGTGCTTTTTCTTCACCAGATCTTTTTCAAAGGACTTACTTCCAGGATGGAGTCTTGGCCCACATTGGTACTAG GAGATCTATTCGACATGCTTCTCCCGATGCTGACGATATACCAGGAGTATGTCAGAAACCACCACTATTCCCTACAAGTTCTTACTGAATGCAAGCAGAGCCAGCCCTTTGCGCAATTACTGGCGCGGCTGGAAACCAAGCCGGCCTGTCAGGGGCGGTCGCTGGAGACCTTCTTGACGTATCCTATGCACCAG ATACCTAGGTACATCATCACACTGCACGAGTTGCTGGCCCACACTCCTCACGACCATGTGGAGCGCCGCAGTCTCCAACACGCCCGGGCTCAGCTGGAGGAACTGTCCAGGCAGATGCATGATGAG gTTAGCGAGACAGAAAACTTGAGAAAGAATTTGGCAGTGGAACGTATGATCATAGAAGGTTGCGACATCTTACTGGACGTCAACCAAGTATTCATCCGACAAGGTATCCTCTTTCTGCAAACTATGACAG GAACTCTTTCGCAAGTGGTGGGCAAAGGCAGAAGAGCTCAGCTGCACGCTCGTCAAGCATTTCTGTTCAGTAACCACCTGCTACTCACCACACGAGCTACTGGGGGGAGGCTTCATCTCCCACCGGCTGGAAGACTTCCATTACATGATGCCTTGCTAGTAGAGGATCCTTCCAATCATGATGACGATG attctaCTTCGGTATGTTCTTCCCCTGGTGGTGAGAGTTATCAAGGAAGAGATTTCAAAATTCTCGTAGAAGTCAAAGGAGAGCAAATATGTGCTCATCTGG TGGCAGCAACACTGGAAGAGAAGGCAGCTTGGACGAGTGAGCTAGCACAATGCATGGAGAGCGCGGCGCTCACAGAGTTGTTACGGGCTTGCGGGTCTTGCGGCGCCGCGTCCGCCAGCCTGCCGGCGTGCCGCTCCGACCGCGCGCTCTTCACTGATGATGTCGACATCCGCTTCAGCCGGACGCTCAACTCCTGCAAGGTGCCGCAGATCAGGTCCGCCACGCCGCAACGACTGCTGCAGCGGCTCACAG ATCTCCGCTTCCTGTCTGTGGACTTCCTAAACACGTTCCTGCTAACGTACCGTGTATTTACTGACGGCGTGACGGTACTAGAGGCTCTAAAGCAGGTGTTCTACGAGCAGTCGCAGCAGGAACTGGAACTGGCGCCTCCGCCCGATGCCACGAGGAAAACTAGTGGGGCTAGTTCCGTTTCTG GATATGGCTCTGAGTACAGCGATCGTGATTGGCAATCTCGGTTTTGGAGAGCTTcaagaaaaa GTGAAGATGATGACAAGTTGTCGCCATATCTGACAGCACCATCTCGAAGAACTTCATCAGTTAGTAAG ACGGAGGAAGACAACAGTCATTTAACTATACCGAAGATCATGGCGACTTCTTCGAGTAATGAAACGCTCAAAG ggGCATCGCCATCGTCTCCTGGGGCTATAAGCTCAGTGACTTTAGTCGGCAGTCCCAAGAAGACAAGCCCAGTAGACAATACAGATACAACCAAGGCCCTAGAGAAGAGGTCTCCTACCAAAGATAATGACGCAGCAGCCGCTACGATCATGAAAGATGAAAGCATTGAGCTAGTGGACCAGAGTGATGAAGACACTGACAAGAAGTATAAGGAGGAAGAGCAAGAGAAGAACAGCAAATATAAGATTActgataatttcaaaatttctcaAAGGTTTTCTGAG TTTGTCCAGCAGCTGTACACACAACATACGTATAACCTTTGTCAGCGGGTCCGCACGATGTCGGAGTCGCCGCGGCGGCTGCAGCCCtcggccgccgccgccgcctcaGAGGCGCGCCGGCGCTCCGACAGCGCCCGCGACGCCGCAGCTAACACCGCTGAAGAACAACGACGGGCGTCTGATTCTGGAGCACGATACGCTCCTAGAAGATCTGTTAG TGAAAGGCGCTACACTAACTCGTCAATCAACAGCGAACGCCGCAGATACTGGGTCGGCTCCGAACCCAGGTCCTCCGTCACGTCACAAGTGTCCCAAGTTCAG aaCTATCGTCGTGAAACAAGCCAACCTAAAGCAGGTGTGGTCATCACATCATTCCGACAGTCGCACAGAAG CTTTGGAAAAGACCTGTTGTG GAGCAGTACATCGACCGCAGCTGTGGCGTTTGCTGTGGCTACTTCAGCATCTTCAAATCCTCGCTCGCCACCACCTACTTCGCCACCAGCCACAAGAAGGGATTCGGTTATTTCCACTGCTGCTACTATGAGAGTCCTTAACGTTTTGAG GCACTGGATCTCCAAACACTCTTACGACTTCTGGAGCAACGAGCGTCTCCGTGGCCTGACCATGGACTTCCTGAAGGAGATAGAAGGCAGTCCCGGGCTGCTCCCCGCGGAGCACAAGGCGGCCGCGCAGCTGCTGCGGCTGCTGGAGCGGGCGCCCGACCGCACTGTGGACCTCAAGGCTCTGTTTGCACCGCCACGA gtTCCAACAAAGGAGAGTATCGAAACTTTGTCGGCTCTTGAAATCGCTGAGCAAATGACCTACTTGGACTATCAAATATTCAGCTCTATACACAGCGA AGAGTTCCTGGGACAGGCGTGGACGAAGGCAGACAAGGCGGAACGCGCGCCACACATCCTGATGATGACGGCGCACTTCAACCACATCTCCAATCTGGTGATCTCGGAGATACTTAAGAAGTACACTTTAGTTG GTCGTGTAGCTGCTATAGAGAAATGGGCTGCTGTGGCAGACATCGCGCGATGCTTACACAACTTCAACGGGGTTTTGCAAGTTTGCGCGGCCTTGTCTAACACATCTGTCTACAGGCTGAAGAAGACTTGGGAGAAAGTATCAAAAACT ACTAAGCAGACTATAGAGAGGATGCAAACAATAATATCGTCCGAATGTCGATTCCGAATCCTGAGAGATGCACTTCATAG GTGTGATCCTCCATGCATCCCTTATTTAGGAATGTATTTATCAGACTTATCATTCATAGAGGAAGGGACTTCAAACTATACTCCCGATGGTCTTCTAAACTTTTCTAAAATGAGAATG ATAGCACATGTAATTCGAGAAATAAGAAACTTTCAGCAGACACCTTACAAAATCGATCACATTCCTAAG GTGTGCGACTTCCTCCTGGACCGTTCGCTGGTGATCCCGGAGGAGCGGCAGTACACGCTGTCGCTGGAGATGGAGCCGCGGGTGGCGCGGGGCTCGGGCGCGGGGCTGCACTCGCACTCGGCCGCGCCCGCGTCCCCCGCCTCCTAG